The proteins below are encoded in one region of Streptomyces roseirectus:
- a CDS encoding epoxide hydrolase family protein: MNPPEDTAPTTPGRRRFLGLAAGAVAATHLGTAGRAQAEGQLGMPAQAQAAGGRALANPTPAAGSPPGSTPPPPGVRRFRIRVPQREVSDLRRRLRAIRWPERETVADRSQGAQLAKVRPLVEYWATGYDWRKVEATLNALPQFITEIDGVDIQFAHIRSPHPDALPMLMTHGWPGSIIELLKVIDPLTNPTAHGGRAEDAFHLVLPTLPGHGFSGKPTSTGWNPARMATALHRLMLRLGYERYVSQGGDHGSIIAQIQAAQRLEGLLGIHVNMPGTVPQDVLRHLRNFDAAPAGLSVREKVAYDRLLHFYRDGFGYAAMMNESPQTIGYALADSPLAMAAYYYDKIAEWTDSGGEPEKVLTYDEMLDAISLYWLTNTGASSSRLYWEGTRAGGGPFNAFDIPDVPVAVTVFPREIYPAPRSWGERAYGNLIHWNEVDKGGHFAAWEQPHLLSEELRTAFRPLRG, translated from the coding sequence ATGAACCCGCCCGAGGACACCGCCCCCACGACCCCAGGCCGTCGCCGTTTCCTGGGCCTTGCCGCGGGCGCCGTCGCCGCCACGCACCTCGGCACAGCGGGCCGGGCACAGGCGGAGGGACAGCTCGGCATGCCGGCCCAGGCACAGGCGGCGGGAGGCCGGGCGTTGGCGAACCCCACGCCGGCGGCAGGCTCCCCGCCCGGCTCCACCCCGCCGCCCCCGGGAGTCCGTCGCTTTCGCATCAGGGTTCCGCAGCGCGAGGTCAGCGACCTCCGGCGGAGACTGCGGGCGATCCGCTGGCCGGAGCGTGAGACGGTCGCCGACCGCTCCCAGGGCGCCCAACTGGCGAAGGTCCGCCCGCTGGTCGAGTACTGGGCGACCGGCTACGACTGGCGCAAGGTCGAGGCCACGCTCAACGCGCTGCCGCAGTTCATCACCGAGATCGACGGGGTGGACATCCAGTTCGCCCACATCCGCTCGCCACACCCCGACGCCCTGCCGATGCTCATGACGCACGGCTGGCCGGGCTCGATCATCGAGCTCCTGAAGGTGATCGACCCGCTCACGAACCCGACGGCCCACGGCGGGCGCGCCGAGGACGCCTTCCATCTCGTCCTGCCGACACTGCCGGGCCACGGCTTCTCCGGCAAGCCGACGTCGACGGGATGGAACCCGGCCCGCATGGCGACCGCCCTCCACCGGCTCATGCTGCGGCTCGGGTACGAGCGGTACGTCTCGCAGGGCGGCGACCACGGGTCGATCATCGCCCAGATCCAGGCCGCACAGCGGCTGGAGGGGCTGCTCGGCATCCACGTGAACATGCCGGGCACGGTCCCGCAGGACGTCCTGCGCCACCTGCGCAACTTCGATGCCGCACCCGCGGGTCTGTCCGTGCGCGAGAAGGTCGCCTACGACCGGCTGCTGCACTTCTACCGTGACGGTTTCGGCTATGCGGCGATGATGAACGAGAGCCCGCAGACCATCGGTTACGCCCTCGCCGACTCGCCCCTCGCGATGGCGGCGTACTACTACGACAAGATCGCGGAGTGGACGGACTCCGGCGGCGAGCCCGAGAAGGTCCTCACGTACGACGAGATGCTCGACGCCATCTCGCTGTACTGGCTGACCAACACAGGGGCATCGTCCTCCCGCCTGTACTGGGAGGGCACCCGGGCAGGCGGCGGCCCTTTCAACGCGTTCGACATCCCCGACGTCCCCGTGGCCGTCACCGTGTTCCCCCGGGAGATCTATCCCGCGCCGCGGAGCTGGGGAGAGCGGGCCTACGGCAACCTCATCCACTGGAACGAGGTCGACAAAGGAGGCCACTTCGCCGCCTGGGAACAGCCGCACCTGCTCTCCGAGGAACTGCGGACGGCCTTCAGGCCGCTGAGGGGCTGA
- a CDS encoding cupin domain-containing protein, with protein sequence MIDRRSLLRTGTAAAAGALGAASLSSPAEAAEPASRTGGHPADPDPTAGVTRTLLQEHPSPAAGWEAVQTLVQIPRHKESGRHSHPGIEVGYIIRGDVLMVFDDRPPLRLRTGDPFFIPNGVIHNARNVGTVTTMMLSTYVVDETKPLVTTYP encoded by the coding sequence ATGATCGACCGACGTTCACTTCTCCGTACCGGCACCGCGGCGGCAGCCGGCGCGCTCGGCGCTGCCTCGCTGTCCTCACCCGCCGAGGCCGCGGAGCCCGCCTCGCGCACCGGCGGTCACCCTGCCGACCCCGACCCCACGGCGGGTGTCACGCGTACCCTCCTCCAGGAGCACCCCTCACCCGCCGCGGGCTGGGAGGCGGTGCAGACGCTCGTGCAGATCCCCCGGCACAAGGAGTCGGGCCGGCACAGCCACCCCGGCATCGAGGTCGGCTACATCATCCGCGGAGACGTCCTGATGGTGTTCGACGACCGGCCGCCCCTCCGGCTGCGCACCGGAGACCCCTTCTTCATCCCGAACGGTGTCATCCACAACGCCCGCAACGTCGGCACCGTCACGACGATGATGCTCTCCACCTACGTCGTCGACGAGACGAAGCCCCTCGTGACGACTTACCCGTAA
- a CDS encoding peptidase inhibitor family I36 protein has product MNPMKKIMASAGTALAAGLLAASVAAPAAAAPATSTIRLCTQYNLGGQCTYEYSPVPNMTYASEGNFQDQISSIANYSGSTWCFWTDNNYQGIQGVFQNNYTWNTLSYPYNDSISSGKPC; this is encoded by the coding sequence ATGAACCCGATGAAGAAGATCATGGCCAGCGCCGGCACGGCGCTCGCGGCGGGCTTGCTGGCCGCCTCCGTCGCCGCGCCTGCCGCGGCAGCACCGGCGACGAGCACCATCCGGCTGTGCACCCAGTACAACCTCGGCGGCCAGTGCACCTACGAGTACTCCCCGGTACCCAACATGACCTACGCGTCCGAGGGGAACTTCCAGGACCAGATTTCTTCCATCGCGAACTACTCGGGAAGCACCTGGTGCTTCTGGACCGACAACAACTACCAAGGGATCCAGGGTGTCTTCCAGAACAACTACACCTGGAACACCCTGAGCTACCCCTACAACGACTCGATCTCGTCCGGAAAGCCCTGCTGA
- a CDS encoding alpha/beta hydrolase: protein MFQTEVTFDSAGIEIAAHLYAPRDPSPGPRPALVVGHPGTGVKEQTSGTYARLMAEHGFLTLAFDAACQGASGGLPRGLEDPAQRVEDFKAAVSYLTTRPEADADRIGLLGICASGGYALAATGGDHRVKAVATVCTADPSRQFRLGADGTQDPAVFQTLLNAAAQARTRAARGEDPGVMTMFPETAEQAGALGGEHGAEGFEYYRTPRGEHERSAKFLAWQSIDKLAFYDAFFAVPLIGDRPILQIIGERAVTSWMAVEAHQRATGPSELHWIKGASHVDLYDKREYIDPAVDKLTDYFTTHLGRSL from the coding sequence ATGTTCCAGACCGAGGTCACCTTCGACAGCGCCGGTATCGAGATCGCCGCACACCTCTACGCCCCGAGAGATCCGTCACCGGGCCCGCGTCCGGCGCTGGTGGTCGGTCACCCCGGCACAGGGGTCAAGGAGCAGACCTCCGGCACCTACGCGCGACTGATGGCCGAGCACGGCTTCCTCACCCTCGCCTTCGACGCCGCCTGTCAGGGCGCCTCCGGCGGCCTGCCCCGAGGGCTGGAGGACCCCGCCCAGCGAGTGGAGGACTTCAAGGCCGCCGTCTCCTATCTCACCACCCGCCCCGAAGCCGATGCCGACCGCATCGGCCTGCTGGGCATCTGCGCCTCCGGTGGCTACGCTCTGGCCGCCACCGGCGGAGACCACCGCGTCAAGGCTGTTGCCACCGTGTGTACGGCCGATCCCTCACGCCAGTTCCGGCTCGGCGCTGACGGCACCCAGGATCCGGCTGTCTTCCAGACCCTGCTGAACGCCGCCGCGCAGGCCCGCACCCGCGCCGCCCGCGGTGAGGACCCCGGTGTGATGACCATGTTCCCCGAGACGGCCGAACAAGCCGGTGCGCTCGGCGGCGAACACGGCGCCGAGGGCTTCGAGTACTACCGCACCCCGCGGGGCGAGCACGAGCGATCCGCGAAGTTCCTCGCCTGGCAGAGCATCGACAAACTCGCGTTCTACGACGCGTTCTTCGCTGTCCCGCTGATCGGAGACCGACCCATCCTCCAGATCATCGGCGAACGCGCCGTCACCTCCTGGATGGCCGTCGAGGCCCACCAGCGTGCCACGGGCCCCAGCGAACTCCACTGGATCAAGGGCGCCAGCCACGTCGACCTCTACGACAAGCGCGAGTACATCGACCCTGCGGTGGACAAACTCACCGACTACTTCACCACGCACCTGGGCCGTTCCCTCTGA